From Roseovarius nanhaiticus, one genomic window encodes:
- a CDS encoding tetratricopeptide repeat protein translates to MRLILALIATLTLALPGIFSAPAQAQDRQATLADIRQELSVLYVEVQKLRRELSTTGGAGTLNTSGSVLDRVGAIESELQRLTARTEEMQLRIDRVVTDGTNRIGDLEFRLVELEGGDTSKLGETTTLGGGDMPSTGGSSVIQPADQGQGTGDAAPAPTTSLAVGEQADFDAAQVAMDAGETARAAELFGSFLQTYPGSPLAPRAYLARGKALEQQGSLKDAAKSYLDGFSADKNGPEAAESLFRLGRALGQLGQGDAACQTLGEVETRFAGTIPATDARTEMQSLSCQ, encoded by the coding sequence ATGCGCCTCATCCTAGCACTGATCGCAACCCTGACCCTTGCCCTGCCGGGTATTTTCAGCGCCCCGGCGCAGGCGCAGGACCGCCAGGCGACCCTTGCCGATATTCGGCAGGAACTTTCGGTGCTTTACGTCGAGGTGCAAAAACTACGCCGCGAGCTGAGCACGACAGGCGGCGCGGGCACGCTGAATACATCCGGCTCGGTCCTTGACCGTGTGGGCGCAATCGAGAGCGAGTTGCAGCGCCTCACCGCGCGGACCGAGGAGATGCAGCTGCGCATCGACCGGGTCGTCACGGATGGCACCAATCGCATCGGTGATCTGGAGTTCCGCCTCGTCGAGCTGGAGGGTGGTGATACGTCCAAACTGGGCGAGACGACGACACTCGGCGGCGGCGACATGCCCAGCACCGGCGGCAGCTCGGTGATCCAGCCCGCAGATCAGGGGCAGGGAACGGGCGATGCGGCCCCGGCGCCCACAACGTCACTGGCCGTGGGCGAACAGGCGGATTTCGACGCGGCTCAGGTTGCCATGGACGCGGGCGAGACGGCCCGCGCCGCCGAGCTTTTCGGAAGTTTTCTGCAGACGTATCCCGGCAGCCCGCTGGCGCCGCGCGCATATCTGGCGCGGGGCAAGGCACTGGAACAGCAAGGTAGCCTCAAGGACGCGGCCAAATCCTATCTCGACGGCTTTTCCGCTGACAAGAACGGACCCGAGGCCGCGGAGTCGCTATTCCGTCTCGGGCGCGCGCTGGGCCAGCTCGGGCAGGGCGATGCCGCTTGCCAGACATTGGGCGAAGTTGAAACGCGCTTTGCCGGGACGATACCCGCCACCGACGCCCGCACCGAGATGCAATCCCTGTCCTGCCAGTGA
- the pal gene encoding peptidoglycan-associated lipoprotein Pal, translating to MTFLKTMILLGAGLTLAACTDPGRFGDDPAGGLNGGMGANAGMVAGSASDPTSPAYFQQTVGDRVLFVIDTYTLTPDAQRTLDGQAQWLLTNRDYSAVIEGHADEQGTREYNLALGARRANSVEEYLLSQGVPASRLRTVSYGKERPIEICSAEACYAQNRRAVTVISVGGASS from the coding sequence ATGACCTTTCTCAAGACGATGATCCTTCTCGGCGCGGGCCTGACACTGGCCGCATGTACCGATCCCGGCCGTTTCGGCGATGACCCGGCCGGCGGTTTGAACGGCGGTATGGGGGCCAATGCCGGTATGGTCGCAGGCTCGGCCAGCGACCCGACCTCGCCGGCCTATTTCCAGCAGACCGTGGGCGATCGCGTCCTTTTCGTCATCGACACCTATACGCTGACCCCCGATGCGCAGCGCACGCTGGATGGGCAGGCGCAGTGGTTGCTGACCAACCGCGACTACAGCGCCGTGATCGAGGGCCATGCGGACGAGCAGGGCACGCGCGAATACAACCTTGCGCTGGGCGCGCGCCGCGCCAACTCGGTTGAGGAATATCTGCTTAGTCAAGGAGTGCCCGCCAGCCGCCTGCGCACTGTCAGCTACGGCAAGGAACGCCCGATCGAGATCTGCTCGGCCGAGGCGTGCTACGCTCAGAACCGCCGGGCCGTGACCGTCATCTCGGTCGGCGGTGCCAGCAGCTAA